Proteins encoded together in one Thermococcus barophilus MP window:
- a CDS encoding glycosyltransferase, translated as MKVMVGIPSYNNADTIGFVVKQAAEGLKKYFGGGIIANADGGSNDGTREVVMKTRVPEGVEVMSFVYKWPIPGKGSAMKELMELAKEKGVDVLVFVDSDLRSITPEWIYKFAKPVEDGYDFVAPLYIRHKYDGTITNNIAYPMTASLYGYNVRQPIGGDFGISAKLIDVYLADEEVWKTDVARFGVDIFLTTTALAEGFRVVQTALGLKIHNPKDPAASLGPMFNQVVGTLFMLMKKYEEKWKPVKNIRDVEVFGEIQWKEPEEVKVTLELLKQKAKELFKENEAILKKALSEETFTQVTKALETFELDDVLWSHILFDGAVAYKRGILKNAEPLIPLYFAKTADFVEKTRELTTAEAEKIIQERAKVFLEEKDYLLEKW; from the coding sequence ATGAAGGTTATGGTGGGAATACCAAGCTACAACAACGCCGACACAATAGGCTTTGTAGTCAAACAAGCAGCTGAAGGACTGAAAAAGTACTTCGGGGGAGGAATAATAGCCAATGCTGACGGTGGAAGCAACGATGGAACAAGAGAAGTTGTTATGAAAACCAGAGTTCCAGAAGGGGTAGAAGTGATGAGCTTCGTTTATAAGTGGCCAATCCCTGGCAAAGGTAGCGCAATGAAAGAGCTCATGGAGCTCGCAAAGGAAAAAGGTGTTGATGTTCTGGTTTTTGTTGACAGCGATTTGAGGAGCATAACCCCTGAGTGGATTTACAAATTCGCCAAGCCAGTTGAAGATGGATATGATTTTGTTGCTCCGCTTTACATAAGACACAAATATGATGGTACAATAACAAATAACATCGCTTATCCAATGACAGCATCCCTCTATGGATACAATGTTAGACAGCCAATTGGGGGGGACTTTGGAATCAGTGCGAAGCTGATTGATGTTTACTTAGCGGATGAAGAGGTTTGGAAAACAGACGTTGCAAGATTTGGTGTTGATATATTTCTAACAACAACAGCCTTGGCTGAGGGATTCAGGGTAGTTCAAACAGCTTTGGGCTTAAAGATTCACAATCCGAAGGATCCAGCTGCCTCTCTCGGTCCAATGTTCAACCAAGTCGTTGGCACTTTGTTCATGTTGATGAAAAAATATGAAGAGAAATGGAAACCAGTTAAAAACATTAGAGACGTTGAGGTATTTGGAGAAATCCAATGGAAAGAACCAGAAGAAGTGAAGGTTACACTTGAGCTTTTGAAGCAAAAAGCCAAGGAACTTTTCAAAGAAAATGAAGCTATTTTAAAGAAGGCTTTAAGTGAAGAAACATTTACCCAAGTCACAAAAGCCCTTGAGACCTTTGAACTTGATGATGTTCTCTGGAGTCATATCCTATTTGATGGAGCAGTTGCATACAAGAGGGGAATCCTCAAGAACGCTGAACCACTGATACCACTCTACTTTGCAAAGACTGCTGATTTCGTTGAGAAGACAAGGGAGTTAACAACAGCAGAGGCAGAGAAGATAATTCAAGAGAGGGCAAAGGTCTTCTTAGAGGAAAAAGACTATCTGCTTGAGAAGTGGTGA
- a CDS encoding tyrosine-type recombinase/integrase, translating into MKMPQQTFPAIGHVFHSSGKQDYYRRLLQVQNPNQYYVITEEDINRLFLEFEAKGVTHSHKRSVEYIITMFLKEATKENHGRYIFTMKDLKEYLTLIRQSYSPSFYRKNITYLKKLFRIAGIDLAESLKAPTELNVDLTIVTVDDIKSLIQLVDSLHISNRFEDWKRDQFITAMLLMAVSGMRVSELERIPLKEIDIENRRIRLNTHQTKTRQARVVFFTSEVQELLEDYIRTHRPNVNLPLATIAQLQRPFRKKSPLRNQKLRPKHMRKFFAQEWDRRNGNATIKKMLMGHSIRYDINALHYSHHTVDELQDAYDKVFCDLRFLG; encoded by the coding sequence ATGAAAATGCCCCAACAGACATTTCCAGCCATAGGACATGTTTTCCACAGTAGTGGTAAACAAGATTACTACAGAAGGCTCCTTCAGGTTCAGAATCCAAACCAGTACTACGTCATCACAGAGGAAGACATCAACAGGCTCTTCCTAGAGTTCGAAGCAAAGGGGGTCACCCACTCCCACAAACGGAGCGTTGAGTACATTATCACAATGTTCCTGAAGGAAGCCACGAAAGAGAACCACGGAAGATACATTTTCACAATGAAAGACCTGAAAGAATACCTAACCCTGATACGACAGTCATACTCCCCCTCCTTTTACCGCAAAAACATCACATACCTCAAAAAGCTCTTCAGAATCGCAGGGATAGACTTGGCAGAATCACTCAAGGCACCAACAGAGCTTAACGTGGACCTGACCATCGTGACCGTGGATGACATCAAGAGCCTCATTCAGCTCGTTGATTCCCTCCACATTAGCAACCGTTTTGAGGACTGGAAAAGGGATCAGTTTATCACAGCAATGCTCCTAATGGCAGTGAGTGGAATGAGAGTCAGCGAACTCGAAAGGATTCCCCTGAAGGAGATTGACATTGAAAACAGGCGGATTCGCCTTAACACGCACCAGACCAAAACCAGACAGGCAAGGGTCGTCTTTTTCACGTCTGAGGTTCAGGAGTTGCTGGAGGACTACATCAGAACTCATAGACCAAACGTGAATCTGCCCTTGGCTACGATAGCCCAGTTGCAGAGGCCCTTCCGCAAAAAAAGTCCCCTTAGAAACCAGAAACTCCGGCCAAAACACATGAGAAAGTTCTTTGCTCAAGAATGGGACAGAAGAAACGGCAATGCGACTATCAAAAAGATGCTGATGGGTCATTCAATAAGATACGATATCAATGCACTGCATTACTCTCACCATACTGTTGATGAACTACAAGATGCGTACGACAAGGTCTTTTGTGATCTACGATTCCTAGGATAA
- a CDS encoding helicase-related protein, whose protein sequence is MIRGFESEFKVYLANRIIRSNPIAFFFAITNPLSKQKIIPFLHQADLLLHLMTVRPIRVLIADEIGLGKTIEALAIAKYLELQDGIRKVLILTPKILIEQWVSEVKRVGGMPWIVSSGSQLKNTFFKSGVDKAYYYIMSIDLAKRYPDIIDSVGWDLIIVDEAHNATLGTQRDYLLRRLTSNKHRNIILLSATPHRGDYKDYLNRLRYLDPTLTENYDALDAPKFYRVTHETLVFRRTKGIVNQAEGEEIFKKCHVHSFIVDISDVEKEYFSELQKILTEMIAPDNIPLSLLAVILRKRASSSYYASIQTLNRMISKSRGKEHPKKVEDILQKIFALGYDELEIEADEIDEELNKIVEAYADILTSRQIEKLRGILELARKAQEKDSKIKNVAKLVKYHLDRGEKIVIFTEYLDTLEYLKNNLPKYLGINETDIVTISGKNKGDVHNIKERFEQENGAKILIATDVAGEGLNLQVANVLINYEAPWSPIKLEQRMGRIWRLGQKKESYVYTVFLSNKMDRDVLENLYHKLMNIDKAMTNPPQLVGSKVYIASAENLWRADLGLLNLDPKKRKKINEYTLVLESIKGNLGIYVRELLAMINQLSARLRAKSVFPVIKGEKIRSELSKYLGSDYLSRKQVEKELQEWLSLFIYGGDKKAINLWKELNALLLKGSTDLGSKMILFVKGEETLRRIYLVKLKNSSQTLIEIPVAIDKKGDILYGLKLLEALKDMSTQILTAVPYESVEETNQTSIEKFRDIGKIKSTIRKLLQEISFKWEKYEDRFHKPLKAGQVFFPLDFDKTTVEEIAIFKYIREVESGEEKWERNSPTEEILKIEKEAMRIAIEYEKQRYIRKYGNDPSKWLVKNVSLEEHYDILSRDLVTGEVRYIEVKGHKGFSLWAELTEAEHKFAEDHAPNYWLYLVVNIGKEPMLFRFRNPLETLDIKTKKRYVLYVG, encoded by the coding sequence GTGATTAGAGGTTTTGAAAGTGAATTTAAAGTTTATTTAGCAAACAGAATCATTAGGAGTAATCCTATTGCATTCTTTTTTGCAATTACAAATCCTCTCTCAAAACAAAAGATAATCCCATTCTTACATCAAGCTGATTTGCTTCTGCATCTAATGACTGTTAGACCAATTAGAGTACTGATAGCTGATGAAATTGGATTAGGGAAAACCATAGAAGCCCTTGCAATAGCAAAGTATCTCGAACTTCAAGATGGTATTAGAAAGGTGCTGATATTAACCCCAAAAATTCTTATCGAACAATGGGTTTCTGAAGTTAAAAGAGTTGGAGGCATGCCTTGGATTGTCTCAAGTGGCTCTCAGTTAAAGAACACCTTTTTCAAAAGTGGAGTAGACAAGGCATATTACTACATAATGTCAATTGATTTAGCTAAGAGATATCCAGATATTATCGATTCTGTTGGCTGGGATTTAATAATAGTGGACGAAGCCCACAATGCAACGCTTGGCACACAAAGAGACTATTTATTGAGGAGATTAACCAGCAATAAACATAGAAACATAATTCTGCTTTCTGCGACTCCTCATAGAGGAGACTACAAAGACTATCTAAACAGACTTAGATACTTAGACCCAACACTTACCGAGAATTACGATGCATTGGATGCTCCAAAGTTTTACAGGGTAACACATGAAACACTTGTATTCAGGAGAACTAAGGGGATAGTAAACCAAGCTGAAGGGGAGGAAATATTCAAGAAGTGTCATGTTCATTCCTTCATAGTTGATATCAGCGATGTTGAAAAAGAGTACTTCTCAGAACTTCAAAAGATTCTAACAGAGATGATTGCCCCTGATAATATTCCACTATCTTTGCTTGCTGTTATCCTAAGAAAGAGAGCAAGTTCAAGTTATTATGCCTCAATTCAGACACTCAACAGGATGATATCAAAAAGCAGAGGAAAGGAACACCCAAAAAAAGTAGAAGACATCTTACAGAAAATATTTGCTCTTGGTTATGACGAATTAGAAATTGAAGCAGATGAAATTGATGAGGAGCTGAACAAAATAGTTGAAGCTTATGCCGATATTTTGACATCGAGACAAATAGAGAAATTGAGAGGAATCTTGGAGTTAGCAAGAAAAGCTCAGGAAAAAGACAGCAAAATAAAAAACGTAGCAAAACTTGTCAAGTATCATCTTGACAGAGGAGAGAAAATTGTAATTTTCACAGAATACCTGGACACTTTAGAATATCTCAAAAACAATCTCCCCAAATATCTGGGGATCAATGAAACGGATATTGTAACAATTTCTGGCAAAAATAAAGGGGATGTTCATAATATCAAAGAGAGATTTGAACAAGAGAATGGTGCAAAGATATTGATAGCGACAGATGTTGCTGGAGAAGGTCTGAATCTTCAAGTTGCAAATGTCTTGATAAATTATGAAGCTCCATGGAGCCCAATCAAGCTCGAACAGAGAATGGGAAGAATATGGCGTTTAGGTCAGAAAAAAGAATCTTATGTGTACACCGTATTTCTATCAAATAAAATGGATAGAGATGTATTAGAGAACCTTTATCATAAGTTAATGAACATTGACAAAGCCATGACTAATCCTCCTCAACTCGTAGGCAGCAAGGTCTACATTGCAAGTGCAGAAAACTTATGGAGAGCCGATTTAGGATTGCTAAATCTCGATCCAAAGAAAAGGAAGAAAATTAACGAATACACGCTTGTTTTGGAATCAATAAAGGGCAATCTTGGTATTTATGTTAGGGAATTATTAGCAATGATAAACCAACTCTCTGCAAGATTAAGAGCCAAAAGTGTGTTTCCAGTTATTAAGGGAGAGAAAATCAGAAGTGAACTTTCAAAATATCTTGGCTCAGATTATCTTTCTAGAAAACAAGTTGAGAAAGAACTTCAAGAATGGCTTTCGTTATTCATCTATGGGGGCGATAAAAAGGCAATAAATCTATGGAAGGAGCTTAATGCCCTACTATTAAAAGGCAGTACGGACCTTGGAAGCAAAATGATTCTTTTTGTAAAGGGGGAAGAAACACTTAGGAGAATCTATTTAGTGAAACTAAAGAATTCCTCCCAAACACTGATTGAAATTCCTGTAGCTATTGACAAGAAGGGAGACATTCTCTATGGGCTCAAACTCCTCGAAGCTCTTAAAGACATGAGTACACAAATATTAACAGCTGTCCCATATGAGAGTGTTGAAGAAACTAACCAAACAAGCATTGAAAAATTTAGAGATATTGGTAAAATAAAAAGCACCATAAGGAAATTACTTCAAGAAATCTCCTTTAAATGGGAAAAATATGAAGATCGATTCCATAAACCCTTAAAGGCTGGACAAGTGTTCTTTCCATTAGACTTTGATAAGACAACAGTTGAAGAGATAGCCATATTCAAATACATTAGAGAAGTTGAAAGTGGAGAAGAAAAATGGGAAAGAAATTCTCCAACAGAAGAAATACTTAAGATAGAAAAAGAAGCAATGAGAATAGCTATCGAGTATGAAAAACAGAGATACATTAGGAAATATGGAAATGATCCAAGCAAATGGCTTGTGAAAAATGTGTCTTTAGAAGAACACTATGACATTTTGAGTAGAGATTTAGTCACTGGTGAAGTCAGATACATTGAAGTCAAGGGGCATAAGGGGTTTTCTTTATGGGCCGAACTTACAGAAGCCGAGCATAAATTCGCCGAAGACCATGCTCCTAACTATTGGCTTTATTTGGTTGTAAATATTGGAAAGGAACCCATGCTCTTTAGATTCAGAAATCCATTGGAAACTTTAGACATTAAAACGAAAAAACGATACGTACTTTATGTTGGTTAG